Proteins encoded in a region of the Brevefilum fermentans genome:
- a CDS encoding carbohydrate ABC transporter permease has product MKKTINSSKISKFFIYFFLVAAAAFFLLPIFLLLNTSLKSYSDVSLATMWKLPNSIGFDSFKQAWFGSIEGGYRGLRENFINSLWLAGPAAILSAFIGSINGYIFSKWKFRGSNVLFALLLFGMFIPYQSILIPLVQSLQWLSHFTSPIIALINSIKLPGILSSIPAWLAQFVPAYGTIGGLILVHVIYGIPIATLVFKNYYTEIPTDLVEAGMMDGAGILGIYRHILFPISVPGFVVVLIWQFTSIWNDFLFGVIITPNPRIQPVTVALNNLAGSYIVEWNVQMAGSLVAAVPTVLIFIFLSRYFLRGLIAGSLKG; this is encoded by the coding sequence GTGAAAAAAACTATAAATTCATCAAAGATCTCTAAATTTTTCATTTACTTCTTTTTGGTTGCTGCAGCGGCATTTTTCCTGCTACCGATATTCTTATTACTAAACACAAGCCTGAAATCTTATTCAGATGTATCTCTGGCAACGATGTGGAAACTTCCCAACAGCATTGGTTTCGATTCTTTTAAACAAGCCTGGTTCGGCAGTATTGAAGGCGGATACCGAGGGCTGCGGGAAAATTTTATAAATAGCCTCTGGCTGGCTGGTCCAGCTGCCATTCTTTCAGCTTTCATCGGTTCAATCAATGGATACATCTTTTCAAAATGGAAATTTCGTGGATCAAACGTGCTCTTCGCCCTGCTCTTATTCGGCATGTTCATTCCCTATCAAAGCATCTTAATCCCTTTAGTTCAGTCACTTCAATGGCTCTCCCATTTCACCAGCCCAATTATTGCGCTGATTAATAGCATTAAGCTCCCTGGCATCCTTTCCAGTATTCCAGCTTGGTTGGCACAATTTGTGCCTGCTTATGGCACAATTGGCGGGTTGATCCTGGTCCATGTGATTTACGGAATCCCAATCGCAACCCTAGTTTTTAAAAATTATTACACGGAAATTCCCACCGATCTGGTTGAGGCAGGTATGATGGATGGCGCCGGTATTTTAGGCATTTATCGCCATATTCTGTTTCCAATTTCAGTGCCCGGATTTGTTGTCGTGTTGATCTGGCAATTTACTTCAATTTGGAACGATTTTTTGTTTGGCGTGATCATCACCCCCAACCCCAGGATACAACCGGTTACAGTGGCTTTAAATAATTTGGCAGGATCATATATCGTTGAGTGGAATGTCCAGATGGCAGGGTCTCTGGTTGCCGCTGTTCCAACAGTGCTGATCTTCATATTTCTCAGCCGTTACTTCTTGCGGGGTTTAATTGCCGGGTCGCTAAAAGGCTGA
- a CDS encoding carbohydrate ABC transporter permease: MHQSKKERRIAFLLILPTLIAMVVFIYGFIGFTGYASLSNWKTLKIDLSFIGLDNYINLFRNQRFLIGMRNTLTFTTLFLLSAILLGFFLAVLLDQNIKGESVFRNIYLFPMALSYIVTGVVWRWLLSPGTSVTGPQGVNMLFDMIGLGFLKSGWFTDPNIGIKAVVIAATWQTAGYIMALYLAGIRAIPIELREAARVDGASEFQIYLKIIIPLLSPITLSAVIILGHISLKIFDLVWSMTGPGTGFSTDVPALFMYDTTFRGNRFAQGASLAMVLLTLVAILVVPYLIMSNKREVQR; this comes from the coding sequence ATGCATCAATCAAAAAAAGAACGTAGGATTGCTTTCTTGTTGATCCTCCCGACGCTCATCGCAATGGTGGTTTTTATCTACGGATTTATTGGATTCACCGGGTATGCATCCCTCTCAAATTGGAAAACATTGAAAATTGACCTGTCCTTTATAGGGCTGGATAATTACATAAATTTATTTCGAAATCAGCGTTTCCTTATTGGCATGCGCAACACTTTAACTTTCACCACCCTTTTCCTCTTGTCTGCGATTTTGTTGGGTTTCTTTTTAGCCGTTTTATTAGATCAGAACATCAAAGGTGAAAGCGTTTTTCGGAATATTTATTTGTTTCCAATGGCCTTGAGTTATATTGTCACCGGTGTGGTTTGGCGTTGGCTTCTATCGCCAGGCACCTCGGTCACCGGCCCCCAGGGTGTAAATATGCTGTTCGATATGATAGGGTTGGGATTCCTAAAAAGCGGCTGGTTTACCGACCCGAATATTGGCATCAAAGCAGTTGTGATTGCTGCCACCTGGCAAACCGCTGGATATATCATGGCACTCTACCTGGCTGGGATCAGAGCGATACCCATTGAACTCAGAGAGGCTGCACGTGTGGACGGCGCATCTGAATTCCAAATTTATCTAAAGATTATTATTCCGCTGTTGAGTCCGATCACGCTGAGTGCAGTGATTATTCTCGGACACATTAGTCTAAAGATTTTCGATCTGGTGTGGTCAATGACAGGGCCTGGGACCGGTTTCAGTACCGACGTGCCAGCCTTGTTTATGTATGACACAACCTTCAGAGGCAACCGGTTCGCACAGGGAGCGTCCTTGGCGATGGTACTTTTAACCCTGGTTGCCATCTTGGTGGTGCCCTATCTGATCATGAGCAATAAACGAGAGGTTCAACGGTGA
- a CDS encoding ABC transporter substrate-binding protein codes for MKKIHYSVILVLLALSLLLASCQTAATPEEPATKPEEPVVEAPAAEKLEIFSWWTAGGEAEGLYQMFEVYSAMYPDVEIINATVAGGAGTNAKAVLATRLQGGDPPDSFQVHAGLEVEKYEPSTYLEPIDDMFDPTVFPKDLLDLLLYEGHYWTMPVNIHRSNVLWYNPKLLEENNLAVPTTMDEFFETCEALEAAGLIPIAMGTKDGWEAAHVFESFLPSALGADAYRGLWTGETSWNDPLVTKALEDFLTMMKYVNEDHAALTWDAAGEYIIADQAVFMIMGDWAAGWFASKGYGDFGWAPPPGTQGIFVGLSDAFALPKNAPNEEAAIRWLEVCGSKDGQEAFNPAKGSICARTDCNPDAFKVVPETYPYLTSAAEDWAVDAIVPSVVHGAAAFESWATDFKDVLTLFVASGDVAAAQSGLAGLCVAAGICK; via the coding sequence ATGAAAAAAATTCATTACAGTGTAATCCTCGTGTTGCTCGCCTTGTCTTTACTTCTCGCTTCCTGTCAGACTGCAGCTACACCGGAAGAACCTGCAACCAAACCCGAAGAGCCTGTTGTCGAGGCACCGGCGGCTGAAAAGTTAGAAATCTTCTCCTGGTGGACCGCAGGTGGCGAAGCTGAGGGCCTTTACCAAATGTTCGAAGTGTACAGCGCGATGTACCCGGATGTTGAAATCATCAATGCGACCGTTGCGGGTGGCGCGGGCACCAATGCGAAAGCCGTCCTGGCAACAAGGCTGCAGGGTGGAGACCCACCAGATTCCTTCCAGGTCCATGCTGGTCTTGAAGTAGAAAAATACGAACCCTCAACCTATCTTGAGCCTATTGACGATATGTTTGACCCGACTGTATTCCCGAAGGACCTTCTAGATCTCTTGCTTTACGAAGGCCATTACTGGACTATGCCGGTCAATATTCATCGTTCCAATGTGCTCTGGTACAATCCAAAGCTGCTGGAAGAGAACAATCTCGCAGTCCCCACCACAATGGATGAGTTCTTCGAAACTTGTGAAGCCCTTGAAGCTGCTGGTTTGATTCCGATCGCAATGGGTACGAAAGATGGCTGGGAAGCAGCCCATGTATTCGAAAGCTTTTTACCTTCAGCCCTTGGCGCTGATGCATATCGCGGCTTGTGGACCGGTGAAACTTCCTGGAATGACCCGCTTGTAACAAAGGCTTTGGAAGATTTCCTTACCATGATGAAATATGTCAATGAAGACCACGCTGCCCTGACCTGGGATGCCGCTGGTGAATATATCATTGCAGACCAGGCTGTATTCATGATCATGGGTGACTGGGCTGCTGGATGGTTTGCTTCAAAGGGTTATGGCGACTTTGGTTGGGCTCCTCCACCAGGAACGCAAGGCATTTTTGTTGGCCTTTCTGATGCTTTTGCACTGCCAAAGAATGCCCCCAATGAAGAAGCAGCCATTCGTTGGCTTGAGGTTTGTGGCTCCAAGGATGGACAAGAAGCCTTCAACCCGGCCAAGGGCTCAATTTGTGCTCGCACAGACTGCAACCCGGATGCTTTTAAAGTTGTGCCTGAAACCTACCCGTACCTCACTTCTGCTGCTGAAGACTGGGCGGTGGATGCAATCGTTCCGAGCGTTGTTCACGGTGCAGCCGCTTTTGAAAGTTGGGCAACGGATTTCAAAGATGTCCTCACCCTGTTTGTTGCCAGTGGCGATGTTGCTGCTGCACAAAGTGGGTTGGCTGGTTTATGCGTCGCAGCCGGCATTTGCAAATAA
- the treS gene encoding maltose alpha-D-glucosyltransferase, producing the protein MSKNNMPWYMNAVFYEVHIRAYCDSNNDGIGDILGLISKLDYIKNLGVDCIWILPIYPSPLKDDGYDIADYYNVHPDYGTLEDFKRLIQEAHNRGLRVIADLVLNHTSDQHHWFQTSRSEPNSKFRDYYVWSDTDDKYADARIIFLDTEVSNWTYDEKAGLFFWHRFYSSQPDLNYDNPAVVEEMQRVMKFWLEMGIDGFRADAVPYLIEREGTNCENLPETHQILKGFRTYLDENYEDKILLAEANQWPMDVLAYFGDGDEFHMGFHFPVMPRIYMALRKGDASPIHWIMSQTPDIPDNTQWCTFLRNHDELTLEMVTEEERQWMWAEYAPDPRMRLNLGIRRRLAPLLDNDPRKIMLANALLYSLPGAPIVYYGDEIGMGDNIWLYDRNGVRTPMQWNDRLNAGFSEAKPETLYAPVIDNEEFSYKVINVEAQEHDPHSLLNKMRHLIDVRKLHPIFALGAYEFLAKEHTKCLCILRTHSDEQVLCLFNLTNSVQQLSLDLAAFADRDIVSLIDGNSLGKIKLAETELELEPYEFQWLSLKC; encoded by the coding sequence ATGTCTAAAAATAATATGCCCTGGTATATGAATGCTGTTTTTTATGAAGTTCACATCAGAGCTTACTGCGATTCTAATAACGATGGTATCGGTGATATCCTAGGATTGATCAGCAAATTAGATTACATCAAAAATCTCGGAGTAGATTGTATCTGGATTCTACCGATTTATCCCTCTCCATTAAAAGACGATGGCTACGACATTGCAGATTATTACAATGTTCACCCGGATTACGGAACACTTGAGGATTTTAAACGTTTAATCCAAGAAGCCCATAACAGAGGTTTGCGGGTCATCGCCGACCTGGTGCTCAACCACACCTCTGATCAACATCACTGGTTCCAAACTTCAAGATCAGAACCAAATTCCAAATTTCGGGATTATTATGTTTGGTCTGATACTGACGATAAGTATGCAGATGCCAGAATTATTTTCCTTGATACTGAAGTCTCAAATTGGACTTATGATGAAAAAGCAGGTCTTTTCTTCTGGCACCGTTTTTACTCCTCCCAACCCGACTTAAATTATGACAATCCGGCGGTTGTTGAAGAAATGCAGCGAGTAATGAAATTCTGGCTGGAAATGGGCATTGACGGTTTTCGGGCAGATGCGGTCCCCTATTTAATTGAGCGCGAAGGCACAAACTGTGAAAATTTACCTGAAACCCACCAAATCCTGAAAGGTTTTCGAACTTATTTAGACGAGAACTACGAGGACAAAATATTGTTGGCAGAAGCAAACCAGTGGCCAATGGATGTTTTAGCTTACTTCGGCGATGGTGATGAATTCCATATGGGTTTCCATTTCCCGGTTATGCCTCGTATTTACATGGCGCTCCGAAAAGGCGACGCCAGTCCTATCCATTGGATCATGTCACAAACTCCAGATATCCCCGATAACACACAGTGGTGCACCTTCCTTCGCAACCACGATGAGCTAACGCTGGAAATGGTCACCGAAGAAGAGCGACAATGGATGTGGGCAGAATATGCGCCTGATCCACGAATGCGACTGAACTTAGGTATCCGCCGGCGACTGGCTCCCCTGCTGGATAATGACCCACGAAAAATCATGCTGGCGAACGCTTTGCTATATTCGTTGCCCGGTGCACCCATTGTCTACTATGGCGATGAAATCGGCATGGGCGACAATATCTGGCTTTACGATCGCAATGGGGTCCGCACACCCATGCAATGGAATGATCGGTTAAATGCTGGTTTCTCAGAAGCCAAACCGGAAACGCTGTACGCGCCCGTCATCGATAACGAAGAATTCTCCTATAAGGTTATCAACGTTGAGGCTCAAGAACACGATCCGCATTCATTGCTCAACAAAATGCGGCACTTAATCGATGTTAGGAAGTTACACCCGATCTTTGCTCTGGGAGCTTACGAGTTTTTAGCAAAAGAACACACAAAATGTCTTTGCATCCTGAGGACACATTCTGATGAACAGGTGTTATGTTTATTTAATCTCACCAATTCAGTTCAACAGCTTTCATTGGACCTTGCAGCATTTGCAGATAGAGATATTGTTAGTTTGATCGACGGAAATTCCCTGGGAAAAATTAAGCTGGCAGAAACTGAGCTGGAACTGGAACCTTATGAATTCCAGTGGCTATCGTTAAAATGCTGA
- a CDS encoding DNA polymerase III subunit alpha, translating into MNLAYLRTHSYYSLLESLLSPEDLALTAQEFDIHALALTDYQYLTGAIEFYEACLQAGVKPILGLEIDLTYHGHTGRIGFLAKDKEGWSNLSRLSSITLVDNRSIDCDTLHAHRAGLICTLGGKNGLFRELFFNTPAELKLSQHLLSDLKTIFDQDCFFEIQRYANGPLKNEQAVIQIARQLDLPLVASQNIHYRDPKDHALFQTLSAIRQNKPIAQQLKKDRLSLPLHFPTRADFLHRFQDYPDALTNLSHIVDRCNVDLPIGQTHFPTFPTPDGVSQSDYLRMRAYGGAKRIYHQITPEIKARLDQELAIISEMGYEPIFLIMEDVLEQTRHLGIPTSSRGSAASSLVAHVLNITSPDPIALNLYFERFLNPARKKPPDIDTDIASHRRDEVIKYVFEKYHPDQVAMVGTINRYRPKSALVDVAKAYGLDPATVRQLSNKLPSSFTYRSIPEVDSADPFSSLLGEGVNPIIKDIVNDAKAILDMPRHLSVHPGGIVIAPFPIKDLIPIMHSTSLGVNHTQYDLLGIEKLGMVKIDLLGVRGLTVLGEVAEQIQSWHQKEYQNSFQVLEQIPQDDSKTAITISTAKTIGCFQVESPGMRATLREIGAKSVEDIMTALALYRPGPLRGGLRDAFVRRFREEEAVIHIHESLEDLLSETQGVILYQEQVLRIAHELGGLSIAQADLLRRAMSHFDAGNVMDTLRENFITGAIHRKAVPFETAERIWEMMAAFAGYGFPKAHAASYAQLAWNSAWCKTHYPAEFMCAVLGFGGGYYSQRVYLMEARRLGLKVNPPHVNHSNERFRTIYPNGLPILYMGLGQVRDLTQKTIRKIIDQRPFYSLDDFLIRVDPHRKEARNLLLCSAFEGLTTIPAGLDHIKHQHIPGQFNLFSEPQTDEDWDLTQKAKAAQEVLGISLEISPLEQFADQIQSVGAVSTLEAENLIGEKIFLAGMRQAFRRFRNKSNQMLGLLTLEDLEGSISVFFPADIFRQSQMTLAEQGPFLVEGYVEKDERSHRIRVIAKRIHLLS; encoded by the coding sequence ATGAACTTAGCTTATCTTCGCACCCATTCATATTATAGTCTTCTCGAATCCTTACTTTCACCAGAGGACCTGGCACTCACCGCCCAGGAATTCGACATCCACGCGCTGGCGTTGACCGATTACCAGTACCTGACTGGCGCTATTGAATTCTATGAGGCATGCCTACAAGCAGGCGTCAAACCCATTCTCGGGCTTGAAATTGATCTTACTTATCATGGTCACACCGGAAGAATTGGATTTTTAGCAAAAGATAAAGAGGGTTGGTCAAACCTCTCTCGGCTGAGTTCAATCACCCTGGTTGACAACCGTTCAATCGATTGTGACACGCTCCATGCACATCGAGCGGGTTTAATCTGTACTCTGGGAGGTAAAAATGGTTTATTCAGAGAGCTGTTCTTCAATACTCCTGCCGAATTGAAGTTGTCTCAGCACTTGCTCTCTGACCTGAAAACGATTTTTGACCAGGACTGTTTTTTCGAAATCCAGCGTTATGCTAATGGACCATTAAAAAATGAACAGGCTGTCATACAAATCGCCAGGCAGCTCGACTTGCCGTTGGTAGCCAGCCAGAACATTCACTATCGCGATCCGAAGGATCATGCTCTTTTCCAAACGCTCTCTGCAATTCGCCAAAACAAACCCATTGCACAACAACTCAAGAAAGACCGATTGAGTCTTCCACTTCATTTTCCAACCAGGGCAGACTTCCTCCACAGGTTTCAAGATTATCCTGACGCGCTCACCAACCTCTCTCATATTGTTGACCGCTGTAATGTTGATCTACCAATCGGGCAAACCCATTTCCCAACCTTCCCAACGCCTGATGGTGTATCCCAATCAGATTATCTTCGAATGCGCGCTTATGGTGGCGCTAAAAGGATTTATCATCAGATCACACCAGAAATCAAAGCGCGTCTCGACCAAGAGCTTGCGATCATCTCTGAAATGGGCTATGAACCAATCTTTCTAATCATGGAAGACGTTCTCGAACAAACACGTCATTTAGGCATTCCCACATCGTCACGGGGCTCAGCAGCATCCTCACTGGTGGCACATGTGCTTAACATCACCAGCCCGGATCCCATCGCTCTAAATCTGTACTTTGAACGTTTCTTGAACCCCGCACGTAAAAAACCACCGGATATTGACACGGACATAGCATCACACCGACGAGATGAGGTGATTAAATATGTGTTCGAAAAATACCACCCTGACCAGGTTGCTATGGTTGGCACAATTAACCGCTACAGGCCCAAATCAGCATTGGTTGATGTTGCCAAAGCTTATGGGCTTGATCCAGCAACGGTGCGCCAACTTTCAAATAAGCTCCCATCATCTTTTACTTACAGATCCATACCTGAGGTTGACTCTGCCGATCCATTTTCATCACTTTTAGGAGAGGGTGTAAACCCCATTATCAAAGACATCGTCAATGATGCAAAAGCCATCCTTGACATGCCACGCCACCTATCAGTCCACCCGGGCGGGATTGTGATCGCCCCATTTCCTATAAAGGACCTGATTCCCATCATGCATTCAACTTCTCTTGGTGTTAATCATACACAGTATGATCTTTTGGGAATTGAAAAGCTCGGCATGGTAAAAATTGATTTACTGGGCGTCCGCGGGCTGACCGTTTTAGGCGAAGTCGCTGAGCAAATTCAATCCTGGCATCAAAAAGAATACCAGAATAGTTTTCAAGTCCTTGAACAAATCCCTCAGGATGACTCCAAAACTGCTATCACGATCTCAACTGCAAAAACAATTGGTTGTTTCCAAGTTGAGAGCCCGGGCATGCGCGCTACCCTGCGAGAGATCGGGGCAAAATCAGTCGAAGACATCATGACCGCACTGGCTTTGTATCGTCCAGGGCCGCTTAGAGGAGGTCTGAGGGATGCCTTTGTCCGCCGTTTTCGCGAGGAAGAAGCGGTAATCCATATTCATGAATCTCTTGAAGATTTGTTAAGCGAAACCCAGGGGGTTATTCTGTATCAGGAACAGGTATTAAGGATTGCACATGAGTTGGGTGGGCTTTCCATCGCACAGGCAGATCTTTTACGACGCGCGATGAGCCATTTTGACGCTGGAAACGTCATGGACACCTTACGGGAGAATTTTATTACAGGTGCTATCCACCGAAAAGCCGTTCCTTTTGAAACGGCTGAACGCATCTGGGAGATGATGGCTGCTTTTGCCGGCTATGGTTTTCCTAAAGCTCATGCAGCCTCGTATGCTCAACTCGCCTGGAATTCCGCCTGGTGCAAGACCCATTACCCAGCAGAATTTATGTGTGCTGTGCTGGGCTTTGGAGGAGGCTATTATTCTCAACGAGTGTACTTGATGGAAGCCCGCCGATTAGGTCTGAAGGTTAATCCCCCGCACGTCAATCATTCCAACGAACGGTTCCGTACCATTTATCCCAATGGACTGCCCATCCTTTATATGGGGTTAGGGCAGGTTCGAGATCTGACACAAAAAACAATTCGAAAGATCATCGATCAACGTCCCTTTTACTCCCTCGACGACTTTTTAATCAGAGTGGATCCGCACCGCAAAGAAGCCCGCAATTTACTCCTGTGCAGCGCTTTCGAGGGGCTGACCACGATACCAGCCGGACTAGACCATATCAAACATCAGCACATTCCAGGTCAATTCAATCTTTTTTCCGAGCCCCAAACTGATGAAGACTGGGATCTGACACAAAAGGCAAAAGCAGCACAGGAGGTTTTAGGCATCAGCCTGGAGATCTCTCCACTTGAGCAATTTGCAGATCAAATCCAGTCAGTTGGTGCGGTGTCCACCCTTGAAGCAGAGAATCTTATCGGAGAGAAGATATTCCTAGCAGGCATGCGTCAAGCTTTTCGTCGTTTCCGCAACAAATCGAATCAGATGCTGGGCTTATTAACCCTTGAAGACTTGGAAGGTTCGATTTCCGTGTTTTTTCCGGCGGATATCTTTCGACAATCGCAAATGACCTTGGCTGAGCAAGGACCCTTTTTAGTGGAAGGCTATGTTGAAAAAGATGAAAGATCGCACCGTATCAGAGTAATTGCAAAACGGATCCACTTGCTGTCCTGA